One genomic segment of Rhizorhabdus phycosphaerae includes these proteins:
- the smpB gene encoding SsrA-binding protein SmpB, which produces MARPRPVEFEKKKVVAENRRARFDYFLEEFFEAGVALTGTEVKSLRFGEGSIAESYAEVKDGQVWLVNSNVPEFSHGNRFNHEPKRPRKLLLHEREIEKMRNGVSREGMTLIPLSIYFNGRGRAKVELALAKGKKLHDKRDTEKARDWKREQQRLLRDRG; this is translated from the coding sequence ATGGCCCGACCGCGTCCGGTGGAGTTCGAGAAGAAGAAAGTGGTCGCCGAGAACCGGCGGGCACGCTTCGATTATTTTCTCGAAGAATTTTTCGAAGCCGGCGTTGCGCTCACGGGCACCGAGGTCAAGTCGCTCCGCTTCGGCGAGGGGTCGATCGCGGAGAGCTATGCTGAGGTCAAAGACGGCCAGGTCTGGCTCGTCAACTCCAACGTGCCCGAGTTCAGCCACGGCAACCGCTTCAATCACGAGCCCAAGCGCCCGCGCAAGCTATTGCTGCACGAGCGCGAAATCGAGAAGATGCGCAACGGCGTGTCGCGCGAGGGAATGACGCTCATCCCGCTGTCGATCTATTTCAACGGACGCGGGCGGGCGAAGGTCGAACTGGCGCTCGCCAAGGGCAAGAAGCTCCACGACAAGCGCGATACCGAAAAAGCCCGCGACTGGAAGCGTGAGCAGCAGCGCCTGCTGCGCGACCGCGGCTGA
- a CDS encoding hybrid sensor histidine kinase/response regulator — translation MSTLFPAKPISAGSGRLLFNALLLLLTLVASLGMAGMIWGATDDLMIAGLFMLAFCLGIGMILFVAMLRSQIHVRPLRQIDISLLRGIVEDADAGIAVTGGRGELICANGHFESWFGGLPTPPSLPLDEDARKQLAAAAVAARRDGQARISDLASDRGLIDVVVRRAGSTDDHLVWRFRRSGRFDMIGDVMRLLSSDVGRRVGSSGVMAALVDGNGVGLIANKVFLRRALGSAEAPTSGWAFADLLRSDGDVIRLAAEPASADPIRLIQIPLGDQGAMKATLFLMLDDASAASENRSYATGELHALLGMLPIGLALAERDGRVAFMNSAFRRAAGLGPDATVVYPSDLVVEEDKAAVSDAVRRFSAGRGSASDLSVRLKARSEENVSLTIAAAKGLGATASVLLSLKDNSEESKLKRQVAQAMKMQAVGQLAGGVAHDFNNILTAIIGHCDLMSMRHIPGDSDYDDIQQIKQNSNRAAALTRQLLAFSRQQTLRPQILQIPDIISEISNLLKRLLGETIRLEVTHGRNLGTVRADPGQLEQVIVNLAVNARDAMPDGGTLSIQTYGVSQSDVRALGIEIMPVTEYTALRVTDTGTGIPTDNLNKIFEPFFTTKEVGKGTGLGLSTVYGIVKQTGGFIFAESEMGRGTSFVIYLPVHQAPAGTAAARAPVKEVSTELWGTGTILLVEDEAMVRAVAERALVRQGYKILTATNGEEGLEVLDDRMQQIDLVISDVVMPTMDGPTMARAAREKRPDLPIIFMSGYAEEQLRKSIDIDNIGFLPKPFSVQQICQAAREALADHARS, via the coding sequence ATGTCGACCTTGTTCCCCGCCAAGCCCATTTCCGCCGGATCGGGCCGTCTGCTCTTCAACGCGCTGCTCCTGCTGCTGACGCTGGTGGCGTCGCTGGGCATGGCGGGGATGATCTGGGGCGCGACCGACGATCTGATGATCGCTGGTCTGTTCATGCTCGCCTTCTGTCTTGGCATCGGCATGATCCTGTTCGTTGCGATGCTTCGGTCGCAGATCCATGTGCGTCCGCTGCGCCAGATCGACATCTCGCTGCTGCGGGGGATCGTCGAGGATGCCGATGCCGGCATCGCGGTCACCGGGGGGCGTGGCGAGCTCATCTGCGCCAACGGCCATTTCGAGAGCTGGTTCGGTGGCCTGCCGACGCCTCCGTCGCTTCCGCTGGACGAGGATGCGCGGAAACAACTCGCGGCAGCGGCGGTGGCTGCGCGACGTGACGGTCAAGCGCGCATTTCGGACCTGGCGAGCGACCGGGGCCTGATCGACGTCGTCGTCCGGCGCGCCGGGAGCACCGATGATCATCTCGTATGGCGGTTCCGGCGCTCGGGCCGGTTCGACATGATCGGCGACGTCATGCGGCTGTTGAGCAGCGACGTCGGTCGCCGGGTCGGCAGTTCGGGCGTCATGGCCGCGCTGGTCGACGGCAATGGCGTGGGCCTGATCGCCAACAAGGTATTCCTGCGGCGGGCGCTCGGTTCTGCCGAGGCCCCCACATCGGGCTGGGCCTTTGCCGACCTGCTGCGGAGCGACGGCGACGTGATCCGCCTTGCTGCCGAGCCGGCATCGGCCGACCCCATCCGCCTGATCCAGATTCCTCTCGGCGATCAGGGCGCGATGAAGGCGACGCTCTTTCTCATGCTGGACGACGCCTCCGCCGCTTCCGAGAACCGCAGCTATGCGACGGGGGAATTGCACGCCTTGCTGGGCATGTTGCCGATCGGCCTGGCCCTTGCCGAGCGTGATGGTCGGGTCGCATTCATGAACTCGGCCTTTCGGCGGGCCGCCGGGCTCGGACCGGACGCGACCGTGGTCTATCCGAGCGACCTGGTGGTCGAGGAAGACAAGGCGGCCGTTTCCGATGCGGTGCGACGCTTCTCGGCGGGCCGGGGGTCCGCCAGCGACCTGTCGGTTCGGCTCAAGGCCCGGTCGGAAGAGAATGTGTCGCTGACGATTGCGGCCGCAAAGGGCCTGGGCGCGACGGCGTCGGTGCTGCTGAGCCTCAAGGACAATAGCGAGGAGTCCAAGCTGAAGCGCCAGGTGGCGCAGGCGATGAAGATGCAGGCGGTCGGCCAGCTCGCCGGCGGCGTCGCGCACGACTTCAACAACATCCTGACCGCGATCATCGGCCATTGCGACCTGATGTCGATGCGCCATATTCCGGGCGACAGCGACTATGACGACATTCAGCAGATCAAGCAGAATTCGAACCGGGCGGCGGCGCTGACCCGCCAGCTGCTGGCCTTCTCGCGGCAGCAGACGCTGCGCCCCCAGATCCTCCAGATCCCGGACATCATCTCCGAGATCAGCAACCTGCTCAAGCGCCTGTTGGGCGAAACGATCCGCCTGGAAGTGACACACGGCCGCAATCTCGGAACCGTGCGCGCCGACCCGGGGCAGCTCGAGCAGGTGATCGTCAACTTGGCGGTGAACGCCCGCGACGCCATGCCGGACGGGGGAACGCTCTCGATCCAGACCTATGGCGTATCGCAGAGCGACGTTCGTGCGCTGGGCATCGAGATCATGCCGGTTACCGAATATACGGCACTCCGGGTGACCGACACCGGCACCGGCATTCCGACCGACAATCTCAACAAGATCTTCGAACCCTTCTTCACCACCAAGGAGGTGGGCAAGGGTACTGGGCTCGGCCTCTCGACCGTTTACGGCATCGTCAAGCAGACGGGCGGGTTCATCTTCGCGGAGAGCGAGATGGGCCGGGGGACGAGCTTCGTCATCTATCTTCCCGTGCACCAGGCCCCGGCAGGCACCGCCGCTGCGCGCGCACCGGTCAAGGAGGTCAGCACCGAATTGTGGGGGACGGGCACGATCCTTCTGGTCGAGGACGAGGCCATGGTCCGCGCGGTCGCGGAACGCGCGCTCGTGCGGCAGGGATATAAGATTCTGACCGCGACCAACGGCGAGGAAGGGCTGGAGGTTCTGGACGACCGGATGCAGCAGATCGACCTGGTGATCTCCGACGTCGTCATGCCGACGATGGACGGACCGACCATGGCCCGCGCCGCCCGAGAGAAGCGCCCCGATCTCCCGATCATCTTCATGTCGGGCTATGCCGAAGAGCAGCTGCGCAAGTCGATCGACATAGACAATATCGGCTTCCTGCCGAAGCCCTTCTCGGTCCAGCAGATCTGCCAGGCCGCGCGCGAGGCGCTCGCCGATCACGCTCGAAGCTGA
- the recA gene encoding recombinase RecA, with the protein MSAQLKLIGSEKEAANMDRQKALEAALAQIDRAFGKGSAMKLGSRETMQVEAISSGSLGLDIALGIGGLPRGRIVEIFGPESSGKTTLALHAIAEAQKIGGTAAFIDAEHALDPVYAKKVGVNIDDLVVSQPDTGEQALEIADTLVRSNAIDVLVIDSVAALVPRAEIEGEMGDSHVGLQARLMSQALRKITGSISRSRCLVIFINQIRMKIGVMYGSPETTTGGNALKFYASVRLDIRRTGAIKDREDVVGNATRVKVVKNKVAPPFKQVEFDIMYGEGVSKVGELLDLGVKGGLVEKSGAWFSYDSIRIGQGRENAKNYLRENPELAAKLEAAIRGNAEGVGEALMAGPSEDDDI; encoded by the coding sequence ATGTCGGCGCAGTTGAAGCTCATCGGATCCGAGAAGGAAGCAGCTAATATGGACAGGCAGAAGGCCCTTGAAGCCGCGCTGGCGCAGATCGATCGCGCCTTCGGCAAGGGCTCGGCGATGAAGCTCGGCAGTCGCGAGACGATGCAGGTCGAGGCGATCTCCAGCGGATCGCTCGGGCTCGATATCGCGCTGGGCATCGGCGGCCTTCCGCGCGGCCGCATCGTCGAAATCTTCGGTCCAGAGAGCTCGGGCAAGACCACGCTCGCTCTGCACGCCATCGCCGAGGCCCAGAAGATCGGTGGCACGGCCGCCTTCATCGACGCCGAACATGCGCTCGACCCGGTCTATGCGAAGAAGGTCGGCGTCAATATCGACGATCTGGTCGTCTCGCAGCCCGATACGGGCGAGCAGGCCCTGGAAATCGCCGATACGCTGGTGCGCTCGAACGCGATCGACGTGCTCGTGATCGACTCGGTCGCCGCGCTGGTCCCCCGGGCCGAAATCGAGGGCGAGATGGGCGACAGCCATGTCGGCCTGCAGGCGCGCCTGATGAGCCAGGCGCTGCGCAAGATCACCGGCTCGATCAGTCGCTCTCGCTGCCTCGTCATCTTCATCAACCAGATCCGCATGAAGATCGGCGTCATGTACGGCTCGCCCGAGACGACCACTGGCGGCAACGCGCTGAAATTCTATGCATCGGTGCGTCTCGACATTCGCCGTACGGGCGCGATCAAGGATCGCGAGGACGTCGTCGGCAATGCGACGCGGGTCAAGGTCGTCAAGAACAAGGTCGCTCCGCCGTTCAAGCAGGTCGAGTTCGACATCATGTATGGCGAGGGCGTGTCCAAGGTCGGCGAACTTCTCGACCTGGGCGTCAAGGGCGGGCTGGTCGAGAAGTCGGGCGCCTGGTTCAGCTATGATTCGATCCGCATCGGCCAGGGCCGGGAAAATGCGAAAAATTATCTGCGCGAGAATCCCGAACTGGCGGCTAAGCTCGAGGCCGCGATCCGTGGCAATGCCGAGGGTGTCGGCGAGGCGTTGATGGCCGGTCCGTCGGAAGACGACGACATCTGA
- a CDS encoding M13 family metallopeptidase, producing the protein MKKFAIALVASTVLACAPHAAWAAGTGKPTYGSFGFDTAGMDRSIKPGDDFYAYANGAWARNTPIPADRSNFGMFTVLDELSMSRSRDILQKAAAASGSRIGDLYASFMDEQAVEAAGITPLRPVLESIAALPDKAALAAKMGELVREGIASPFAIYVDQDDKNPDAYIAIMRQAGLGMPDRDYYLKDEAALAEARREYQAYLAKLLTLAGEQQAQERAARIVAFETGLAQAHWTKVDSRDSTKTYNKWARADFDAKAPGFDWGAYLKAAGLEGQQQFLVGQPSAFTGSAKAMADAPLGVLKDYLLVATINAYSPYLSKAFVDAEFGFNQTILSGTPQNSERWKRGVTLVKNLIGEDLGQEYVKLYFTPETKAAADELVRNVIAAMGRRVDGLSWMSPETKVKARAKLAAFTPKIGYPSKWRDYSALKIVRGDLLGNAMRGNAFEWQHNLDKLGKPIDRTEWHMTPMEINAYANFGMNEIVFPAAILQPPFFDPHADPAVNYGGIGAVIGHEISHHFDDQGAKYDMNGRLSDWWTAEDVKRFTALTDRLVKQYDGYEPLPGLHVQGALTLGENIADLAGLTVAHEAYLMSLKGKPAPVIDGFTGDQRFYLGWAQVWRRNYREANLRQRLLTDPHSPSIQRAWVVRNLDPFYSAYKVGTGERLHLSPQDRVRIW; encoded by the coding sequence ATGAAAAAGTTCGCGATCGCGCTGGTGGCCAGCACCGTCCTGGCCTGCGCGCCTCATGCCGCATGGGCGGCCGGGACTGGCAAGCCGACCTACGGAAGCTTCGGCTTCGACACGGCGGGCATGGACCGGTCCATCAAGCCGGGAGACGATTTCTACGCTTATGCCAATGGCGCCTGGGCGCGGAATACCCCGATCCCCGCGGACCGCTCCAATTTCGGCATGTTCACCGTCCTCGACGAGCTGTCGATGAGCCGGAGCAGGGACATATTGCAAAAGGCCGCAGCGGCCTCCGGATCGCGGATCGGCGATCTCTATGCGAGCTTCATGGACGAGCAGGCGGTCGAGGCGGCAGGGATCACACCGCTCCGGCCCGTGCTGGAGTCGATCGCCGCGCTCCCGGACAAGGCGGCTCTTGCTGCCAAGATGGGGGAACTCGTCCGTGAAGGCATCGCGTCACCCTTCGCGATCTATGTCGATCAGGACGACAAGAATCCCGATGCCTACATCGCGATTATGCGTCAGGCCGGCCTGGGCATGCCCGACCGCGACTATTATCTGAAGGATGAGGCTGCGCTGGCCGAGGCGCGTCGCGAGTATCAGGCCTATCTCGCGAAACTGTTGACCCTGGCAGGCGAACAGCAGGCCCAGGAACGAGCCGCGCGGATCGTCGCTTTCGAAACCGGACTGGCCCAGGCGCACTGGACGAAGGTGGATTCCCGCGACAGCACCAAGACCTATAACAAATGGGCGCGTGCGGATTTCGACGCCAAGGCGCCCGGCTTCGACTGGGGTGCCTATTTGAAGGCAGCGGGCCTCGAGGGACAGCAGCAGTTTCTCGTGGGGCAGCCCAGCGCCTTCACCGGGAGCGCCAAGGCGATGGCGGACGCGCCGCTTGGCGTCCTCAAGGACTATCTGCTCGTCGCTACGATCAATGCCTATTCGCCCTATCTGTCGAAGGCGTTCGTCGATGCGGAGTTCGGCTTCAACCAGACGATATTGTCGGGCACCCCGCAGAACAGCGAGCGTTGGAAGCGGGGCGTGACGCTGGTCAAGAACCTGATCGGCGAGGATCTCGGCCAGGAATATGTGAAGCTCTATTTCACGCCGGAGACCAAGGCTGCCGCCGACGAACTGGTGCGCAACGTGATCGCGGCGATGGGTCGTCGGGTCGACGGTCTGAGCTGGATGTCGCCGGAGACCAAGGTCAAGGCCCGGGCCAAGCTTGCCGCCTTCACTCCGAAGATCGGCTATCCGAGCAAGTGGCGCGATTATTCTGCGCTGAAGATCGTGCGCGGCGACCTGCTGGGCAATGCGATGCGGGGTAACGCTTTCGAATGGCAGCATAATCTCGACAAGCTGGGCAAGCCGATCGATCGGACCGAGTGGCACATGACGCCGATGGAGATCAACGCCTATGCCAATTTCGGCATGAACGAGATCGTCTTTCCGGCAGCGATCCTGCAGCCGCCCTTCTTCGATCCGCATGCCGATCCCGCGGTGAACTATGGCGGCATCGGCGCCGTCATCGGCCACGAAATCAGCCACCATTTCGACGACCAGGGCGCGAAATACGACATGAACGGCCGGCTGTCCGACTGGTGGACGGCCGAGGACGTAAAGCGCTTCACCGCTTTGACCGATCGCCTGGTCAAGCAATATGATGGCTATGAGCCGCTGCCTGGCCTGCATGTCCAGGGGGCGCTGACCCTGGGCGAGAACATTGCCGATCTGGCAGGACTTACCGTCGCCCACGAAGCCTATCTCATGTCGCTGAAGGGCAAGCCGGCGCCGGTGATCGACGGCTTCACGGGAGACCAGCGCTTCTACCTGGGCTGGGCGCAGGTGTGGCGGCGCAACTATCGGGAGGCGAATCTGCGCCAGCGCCTGCTGACCGATCCGCATTCCCCGTCGATCCAGCGCGCCTGGGTGGTCCGCAACCTCGACCCCTTCTATTCGGCCTACAAGGTCGGAACGGGCGAGCGGCTCCATTTGTCGCCGCAGGACCGGGTCCGGATCTGGTAA
- a CDS encoding VOC family protein, whose protein sequence is MTARLNYVELPVVSVGESRRFFEAAFGWSLTDFGPAYAGTVAAGAGGTSDLGLNGHGDDAPAAPLPVVEVDDLEASLAAVEAAGGVVTRPIFAFPGGRRFHFREPSGNEMAVYVNEPG, encoded by the coding sequence GTGACTGCCCGGCTGAACTATGTCGAACTGCCCGTCGTCTCGGTTGGCGAGAGCAGGCGCTTCTTCGAGGCGGCGTTCGGCTGGTCGCTGACCGACTTCGGGCCGGCCTATGCCGGCACCGTCGCGGCGGGGGCCGGCGGCACGAGCGACCTCGGCCTCAACGGGCATGGCGATGACGCGCCCGCGGCCCCGTTGCCGGTCGTCGAGGTGGACGATCTCGAGGCCAGCCTGGCGGCCGTCGAAGCCGCCGGTGGCGTGGTGACGCGGCCGATCTTCGCCTTCCCGGGCGGTCGCCGCTTCCACTTCCGCGAACCTTCCGGTAACGAGATGGCGGTCTATGTGAACGAGCCGGGCTGA
- the dapA gene encoding 4-hydroxy-tetrahydrodipicolinate synthase: MFSGSIPALVTPFRDGTFDEKLFRGFVDWQIEQGSSALVPCGTTGESATMSIEEHNHVVRVCIEQAKGRVPVIAGCGSNDTLVALEHMKSAQAAGADAALVVLPYYNRPNQDGILLHYRYLAENCSLPIIVYNVPARTVTDILPETLGKLSELPGIVGIKDASGKVERVSAQRLHGGPDFCQLSGNDDMALGFMAMGGRGCISVTANVLPGLCAQFQAACLEDRWKEALALQDRLFPLHAALFSDASPGPVKYALSRTYADFPAELRMPMTWPSEASRAAVDAALKHAGVL; this comes from the coding sequence ATGTTCAGCGGGTCGATTCCAGCCTTGGTGACGCCATTTCGCGACGGGACGTTCGACGAGAAGCTGTTTCGCGGCTTTGTCGACTGGCAGATCGAGCAAGGGTCGAGCGCGCTGGTGCCTTGCGGCACGACCGGCGAAAGCGCCACGATGTCGATCGAGGAGCATAATCATGTGGTCCGGGTCTGCATCGAGCAGGCCAAGGGGCGTGTTCCCGTGATCGCGGGATGCGGATCGAACGACACGCTGGTCGCGCTCGAGCATATGAAGTCGGCGCAGGCGGCTGGCGCCGATGCGGCGCTGGTCGTGCTGCCCTATTACAACCGGCCGAACCAGGACGGCATCCTGCTGCACTATCGCTATCTGGCCGAGAATTGCAGCCTGCCGATCATCGTCTACAACGTGCCGGCCCGGACCGTGACCGATATCCTTCCCGAGACGCTCGGCAAATTGTCTGAACTGCCGGGGATCGTCGGAATCAAGGATGCGAGCGGCAAGGTCGAGCGCGTTTCGGCGCAGCGCCTGCACGGCGGGCCCGATTTCTGCCAGCTTTCGGGCAATGACGATATGGCGCTCGGTTTCATGGCGATGGGCGGTCGCGGCTGCATCTCGGTTACGGCCAATGTGCTGCCGGGTCTCTGTGCGCAATTCCAGGCGGCCTGCCTGGAGGACCGTTGGAAGGAGGCGCTGGCACTCCAGGACCGGCTCTTCCCGTTGCATGCCGCGCTGTTCAGCGATGCCTCGCCGGGCCCGGTCAAATATGCGCTGAGCCGCACCTATGCCGACTTCCCCGCCGAGCTCCGCATGCCGATGACATGGCCGTCCGAGGCAAGCCGCGCGGCGGTCGACGCGGCGTTGAAGCATGCAGGAGTGCTATAG
- a CDS encoding glutathione S-transferase family protein, which produces MTIIVHHLENSRSQRVLWMLEELALDYQVKRYERDRKTMLAPPELKAVHPLGKSPVVEHDGRVVAETATILEYLVALAHGGLGPPDDADGALRWRYFLDYAEGSLMPPLLLKLVIDRMGPFGWPARKIVTGMAMTHIDYVERELVGRSWFAGDEFSAADIMMSFPLEAARQRLQLDGRRPNICEWLDKIHARPAYVAALEKGGPYAYA; this is translated from the coding sequence TTGACCATCATCGTCCATCATCTCGAAAATTCCCGGTCCCAGCGTGTGCTCTGGATGCTCGAGGAACTGGCGCTCGATTATCAGGTCAAACGCTACGAGCGGGACCGCAAGACGATGCTCGCGCCGCCCGAGCTCAAGGCTGTCCACCCCTTGGGCAAATCGCCCGTGGTCGAACATGACGGGCGGGTCGTCGCCGAAACGGCAACCATCCTCGAATATCTGGTTGCGCTCGCCCATGGCGGGCTGGGGCCGCCCGACGATGCCGACGGCGCGCTGCGCTGGCGCTATTTCCTCGACTATGCGGAAGGCTCGCTTATGCCGCCGCTGCTGCTCAAGCTGGTGATCGACCGCATGGGGCCATTCGGTTGGCCCGCACGCAAGATCGTTACCGGCATGGCGATGACCCATATCGACTATGTCGAGCGCGAGCTCGTTGGTCGTAGCTGGTTCGCCGGCGACGAATTCTCGGCGGCCGATATCATGATGAGCTTCCCGCTCGAGGCAGCCCGCCAGCGCCTCCAACTCGACGGGCGGCGCCCCAATATCTGCGAATGGCTCGACAAGATCCACGCGCGCCCGGCCTATGTCGCTGCGCTGGAAAAGGGCGGCCCCTATGCCTATGCCTGA
- a CDS encoding DUF2062 domain-containing protein, whose translation MFDRIGRWWRKNAPTRESLEEVRWLRPFAHRILEPSLWRFTRRSVPRGVALGLIVGIFLMIPGLQIIGAALLALPCRANVPIAVAMTFLSNPATTPFILYLSIVIGNRFVHSSADVGTVMVMINQGASIADWFAWLASAAAPALVTGLFVISVVAAAVGYLLSSCIWTAWIAHKWKQRERHRDEALRPEI comes from the coding sequence ATGTTCGACAGGATCGGCAGATGGTGGCGAAAAAATGCCCCGACGCGAGAGTCGCTGGAGGAGGTCCGTTGGCTGCGTCCCTTCGCGCACCGGATACTTGAGCCGTCGCTGTGGCGCTTCACCCGGAGATCGGTGCCGCGCGGGGTAGCGCTTGGGCTGATCGTCGGCATTTTTCTGATGATCCCGGGCCTCCAGATCATCGGTGCGGCGCTGCTCGCGCTGCCGTGCCGGGCGAATGTGCCGATTGCGGTCGCGATGACCTTCCTCAGCAATCCGGCGACGACGCCTTTCATCCTCTATCTGTCGATCGTCATCGGCAACCGCTTCGTTCATTCGTCGGCAGACGTGGGCACGGTGATGGTGATGATCAACCAGGGCGCCTCTATCGCTGACTGGTTCGCCTGGCTCGCCTCGGCAGCCGCGCCCGCGCTCGTCACCGGATTGTTCGTCATCTCGGTGGTGGCGGCGGCGGTCGGCTATCTGCTGTCGAGCTGCATCTGGACCGCCTGGATCGCGCATAAGTGGAAGCAGCGCGAGAGGCATCGTGACGAGGCGTTGCGACCGGAGATTTGA
- a CDS encoding LytTR family DNA-binding domain-containing protein has protein sequence MAYWTGLFWIGSLILWPTMIAALDTGRRRGFPPLFCFFASVIVTCVPLALLGALQTYVFWPRRAAAMSMFDWYGLTIMVALPAMAALTWIELGRSRPGSWRGEHDLALVPPSPQPAVSAKLPQIEGSAGVPDHVLAIALCLQMEDHHVRAHLPVGSSLHHAVLRDVVAALDEQRGLQVHRSWWVARDAVSRHEKDGRSVALLLTNGLRVPVARNRIAYLRAQGWLMDEAPDA, from the coding sequence ATGGCCTATTGGACCGGCCTGTTCTGGATCGGCAGCCTCATCCTCTGGCCGACCATGATCGCGGCGCTGGATACAGGCCGTCGGCGCGGCTTCCCGCCGCTGTTCTGTTTCTTCGCCTCGGTGATCGTCACCTGCGTCCCATTGGCCCTGCTCGGCGCCCTCCAGACCTACGTCTTCTGGCCCCGCCGCGCCGCGGCCATGTCGATGTTCGACTGGTACGGTCTGACGATCATGGTCGCGCTGCCCGCGATGGCCGCGCTGACGTGGATCGAACTGGGACGCAGCAGGCCCGGTTCCTGGCGAGGGGAGCACGACCTTGCACTTGTGCCACCGTCTCCTCAACCGGCTGTGTCAGCAAAGCTGCCGCAGATCGAAGGATCGGCCGGCGTCCCCGACCATGTCCTCGCCATCGCTCTGTGCCTGCAGATGGAGGACCATCATGTCCGTGCACATCTTCCGGTGGGGTCCAGCCTTCATCACGCGGTCCTGCGCGACGTGGTCGCTGCGCTTGATGAACAACGGGGGCTTCAGGTCCACCGCTCCTGGTGGGTGGCCCGCGATGCGGTAAGCCGGCACGAAAAGGATGGACGCTCGGTCGCGCTTCTGCTGACCAACGGGCTCCGCGTACCGGTGGCGCGCAACCGCATAGCCTATCTCCGGGCGCAGGGCTGGCTCATGGACGAAGCACCCGACGCCTGA
- a CDS encoding FkbM family methyltransferase has product MNERLAAEFRPTVTYIGNNRVLVGTRVGDRTIAYYVEADDRLFSPWFIVTGQFETDVTNYLLRHLRADSHCIDVGSNFGYYTCLMARFCPGGRVLGIEADRHISELARDNLFINGLHEVGDVIWAAVCDRDTEVTLFRRTSRSGNTSIVDVGESFTTHFGEPPVEPFRVQGRRIDDFAERLHGRVDVIKIDVEGAEPLALRGAGDVIRDNRDLSIVMEWSPGQIAAAGFDIGEFVDEIRAMNLRAFVLERHSERPLDISRLATLPYQSAIILRRTDAR; this is encoded by the coding sequence ATGAACGAGCGGCTTGCCGCCGAGTTCAGACCGACCGTGACCTATATCGGCAACAATCGCGTTCTCGTCGGAACGCGCGTCGGCGACCGCACGATCGCCTATTATGTCGAGGCCGACGATCGACTTTTCAGCCCCTGGTTCATCGTGACAGGCCAGTTCGAAACCGACGTGACGAATTATCTGCTGCGACACCTGCGCGCGGACAGCCACTGTATCGATGTGGGCTCGAACTTCGGCTATTATACGTGCCTGATGGCGCGCTTCTGCCCCGGAGGACGCGTGCTCGGCATCGAAGCCGACCGCCATATCTCAGAGCTTGCGCGCGACAATCTGTTCATCAACGGGCTGCACGAGGTCGGTGACGTGATCTGGGCGGCAGTCTGCGACCGCGACACCGAAGTCACGCTGTTCCGTCGCACCTCGCGGTCAGGCAACACCAGCATCGTCGATGTCGGAGAGTCCTTCACCACCCATTTCGGCGAACCTCCGGTCGAGCCCTTTCGGGTGCAGGGCCGACGCATAGACGATTTCGCCGAGCGCCTGCACGGCCGCGTCGATGTCATCAAGATCGATGTCGAAGGCGCGGAGCCGCTTGCCCTGCGTGGAGCGGGGGACGTCATTCGCGATAATCGCGATCTTTCAATCGTGATGGAATGGTCGCCTGGACAGATCGCAGCGGCTGGATTCGATATCGGCGAGTTCGTCGACGAGATCAGGGCGATGAACCTGCGTGCCTTCGTTCTGGAGCGCCATAGCGAGCGGCCACTCGATATCTCCAGGCTGGCGACGCTGCCCTATCAGTCTGCGATCATATTGCGCCGCACCGATGCCCGATAG